Below is a genomic region from Rhododendron vialii isolate Sample 1 chromosome 5a, ASM3025357v1.
GATGAAGACCAAGAGATGCTAATCCTTTTCCCTCAACTAGCCAATATCAAAAACAGAAAACTTATTCTGGAATTTCAAATTTCTACAAGATTACCTCCGGATCTTCTAATTTAGCCTCCACATTTAACATAAAATTACTGTTAATTTAAGGAAGTTCTAAATATTGTTTCCCAGAAAAACTCTGTAACCAGATAGGTGTGCGACGAGCAACCCTTAGTGATGTTCTCTACAACCATATATAGTGTAATAACAATACGGTGTTCTTTGTGGCTATCTAGGAATTATAGGCGTTGCTATGTGATTCATGCAGCATTAAAACACTCCCTAAAAGCATTAAGCAGAAGAGTAACTTGGCACTGCAGAAGACTACTCCAGGAATGTCATGATGATATAGTTGAAGTTTCCATAGTCAAATCAAGTCAGACTATGTTAGTCGTTCAAGCTTTGACAAGCATCCGAACATTTGATATTGGTAGATATTttgcaaataaaagaaatatttattCTTACTAAAACTCATACAATATTTACCTGCACAAGCACTTCCTGCTTTCCTACAGCATTTATTAAAATAGAGAATAGAGATAAATCAACTCCACTTGGCAATATAGTAGCCTCAGCCAGAAGAATTGCAGCTGACATGCAACCAAGTATCACGGCTAAGACTTTCTGAAGTTGCATCCTAAGAATACACCGCCAAACCAACTCTGCAAGGAGTTACCGATTAAGATTAGAGTTGTTATTTATGCAAGAATGAGCAAATTGTATCATACGCCAAATGAACCAAAGGAAGTGCAAACCTTGTTTCTAGTTAGGGCTTATGCACGAGAAACATAACAAAAGGCAACCTAGACAACAGAAGCTACAGTACCAACACGAGTCAACTGATATAAACAGGGACCTACTCTGCCTATCACAAACACCAAATGAATCTATCCATCTGAATGGCATGATAATCCCAGAGTTACAGAAATGAAAACTGTTTCAAATGCAATTGATAGCATGATTTAGTTCAAGAATAACATTGATATTTACCAATCATATCTAGAAACGACCCTAGCCTGCCTGCTCGCTCACCCCTGAAGCTTGACACGTATTTCCTGCAAATTTACAAAATTGAGATATTATATTTGAAAATGAATAGACAAACTAGGAGTTAGTACCCAAGAAAACTAAGGTTCTGGGTGGTATCCGCTTTGAGAGACAAAATGCAGGTAAACAGAGAGAAATTTAATGAAAGAAAAGGTTACTTATCCTTGTTTCACTTTCATCATAAGAAAAAAGGCACGGAAatattttttctcacaaaacaCATATGGTACAAGAGAGATAATCAGCAACAAGAATTGGCAAACCAAGTGATGATCACAAATAAAAAGATTGGGCAATTTAGCGGACCAAATCGGCCTTATCTCCTGTATAGTTCACGTGTCTCATTTTTAAAATAGACAGCAGAATATTGGAAGACATCACCAgatgaaagaaagaacaagaagaaaaaaggaaaacaaagagaagaaaaactgaaaaagaagATGCCAAGATGGTATGGATTAAGAGCAAACCATCCAATGGCATGGCGATGCTCGTAATTCTTCATTGTATCCTCCAACTCAAGGGCTTCTGTCACGGAGTTCATATATTCACTGCAAAAGATAGTTACAAATTTATGTTCGCTATGTTGCACTTGGATTCCATCTAGCATAATTAAAATTCAAGCTACTGCGAGAGGTGTGAAGGCTGAAGCTTTGAGACACACAAAGCGAGGAGAAGGCTGGAATGAAAATGACGTTGGAATTAAATGATCACAACCACCTTAAAACAAATGGATAAAATATAAGCCAATGCAGGTGAGCCTTCGATGATATCATAACTAGTATAGACAAAgtgaacaacaaaaaacaaaatacataaaCATACATGACAAAGGAAAATCCGGGTATGCTAGGGGACTCAACCTTCAAATTTCAGAAGGATTAGGTCAAAACAGAAAACCCAAAAAGGCAATTAAGTTGTTTACTTAGAAACTGTGTACCTTTTGCATCTATAGTACTCCTCTCGAGCTATCTTCAATTGACGCCTAAGAGCAGCCATTGATTTTTCATCAGTATCATAATCCATATCATTTTCTCCTAGTCTTCCACCTTGTGGCTTGAAAGATGGATCTTCACTAAACTAGCAGCAGAATGAGAGTATTcgttaaaaaataaagaaagcacAGAGTAGCACGTTCGTTTTGGAAAAAGCTTGGTGCACATACACAAGAATTTCGAAACATAAAACACCTCAGGCATGCACAAGAAGTGTAATTACCATCTGAAGCAACATTTTGTCAATAACACTCATGTAGGGTCTCAAAGGATCACGCTTGGACATTTGCTTTGAAGTTGCTTGGGAAACCTAATGCATTGAAGCATCAAAATTTGTCacgaaagattaaaaaaaatccaggACATGATATAGCTCAAAATTCATATGCTTCGAATAATTGTGGACGCAACtaaatgaagaacaaagaactgATACAACAAAAGGCCTTTCTATTATGCTGAACACTGGAACAACTATATTCACCTCCCCTAAGAACACTTGAGCTGTATAAGCTCTACGTTTCTTGGTACACACGTATAATTGCAGTACTAGCATGTTGAAACATCAGCTTAGTTATGAGAGTATGCTATTTTGTTCCTCCTCAGGAATTACgatcatggagagagagagagagagagagagagtagagcaaATACATAAGTAAAACCATTAAAATTGTCATCAGGGGATAAAACTTACTACAATAGCATTTGAAAGTTCTTGATGAGCATCATCAAGTTTCACAGCCCTTTTAGCCACTTTATGAGAAAGAATCTTCTGACGGATAGTCCAATCAGCATTTTTCCAGATGCTCTTTGGAATCTCACTCAAACCAAAGCCAAGAAGAAATGCACCAGTAACAAGTCCAAAAGTATTTGAGCAAGCCATCGCAAAACCCAGAATCCCACCACTCCTGCAAATACAATATCAAGATTTGACAACAGGGAAGAAAAAGGCTACACACGTTAAACCATGCAATGCTTGTGGTTAAAAAGGCAAATAAGTAGGTGTCCACTAACAGCTTAAAGCCACCATCCATACAAACTGAACTCAACCATAACACGGAGAATATTTATTACTCCAAACATGAAAACGCCACAAGGCAATGTTGATACTACAGAACAGAGTGACGAGTTAATCAAATGGTTCCAGCATAGAACATTTCAAACATGTTAGAATATTATTAGTAGTCGTTAGTCTTGTAGCACATTGGTTAATGTATTCTTGTGTCAAGAGATGATATACTAATATAATAACACATGAACTCTTCCTCCCACTAAGGGAAGAGGACTCACTTCAAGAGCGAGGTTTTCAATCCataattaacaccctatacactttctcttcttctccccaaacaacaaaacaaatagTGGCAGTGCAGATGAAACCAAAGACAATGTAAAGACAGTTGCATCAGAAGCCGATAGGTGCAAAAAATCAAATGTTTTCCATCCTTTGCAGACAACGACAATTCAGAATAAACCCTCCAATTCATGTCTTATCACACTGCACCATTAGCGAAACTTGTAAACATGCCAATTGAGCACTAAGTCTAATCAGCAGAGAGGATCCTAAAAACTTAGGACTCATGACAGAAAGAACAACATTTAGTCTAGAAGGTGAAGAACAAACCAGCTTTTGTGCCAAATAATGAGCAGTACAAGTCCAAAAAGACCAATAGAACCAACACAGAGGTAGAAGATTAAGTTTGCATGTACACTTGTCTTCAATCTTTCTGCCACTGTGAAGTCCCCAGCATCTTCATACCCCTGAATTATAGGCACCACGGCCCTGCTTAGAGAAATAGTTTCATACAACTCTATGAGAATATGTGTATGTTACCAATGAAACTGCTAAAAGAGTACCTTAATCCCTTAGGCATCTTAGCATATGAAGACAAAGAAATGGCAAAGGAAACACAGAAGTTAGGACAACCATAAGAGGAACAGAAAGAGAAGTAACCTTTATCATCATCAACAGTCAGAATTGGAATTAAGCCCTTACATTTCTAGTGCTTATCCTGATTGGCTTTCGCTAATTAACTGTTTTAAATGATGAAACAAATGCAAGGGCAAATGATAGATCCAtatttaacaaaaagaaaactctCAGAAAGGACTCAAGACCTTTACAAAACATGAATACACCAATTCAACTTACGAAAACAAGAATATACATAGATAAGTAAGGAAATTTTGAGGCCAACAAACACAGAAGAATGACTAGTTTCATAACTTATGTTCCAGTTTCTCCTACATCGGCAATTATCACATCCAAAAACAAGTAAATGCTTTAACACTTAGGCAGGATGTTTCAAGCAGGGCTGTTAATACCGTTCCCTACCGGCCAGTACGTCCCATTTTTGGAAGAAACCGGTACTTTCAAGGTCTGATTCTGTTCCGCTTCATTTTCCGACATTTACCTTCGGTACCGGAGAGTTTCGCTATGTTTCAGACTTTACCAGCAAGTTCCGCCAGTAAATCCAATCGGTGACAACAAAAAAGTTCTGAAGCAAAATCGAGTTTAGAAACAGATCAAGCCATGATTGATTACTTCTGGCTTACCAAAAATCAGCGATGGAACATCGTGTCGATCTGGTTTGAAGGGATGAGCTTAACCTTCCTTGCAGATTCAGAGCAATGCGAGGGAGATGAGATTAAGCTGCCATCCCTCTTgcaggcagagagagagagagagagagagagagagagaggcgctcATAGGAAAATAAGGGGAGCATAGTGGAATTAGCGTTGGAAAGAAAGGAAGGCATCTGTTGCAACACATAGTTATTATACAATGGTAGCTGTATTTCTTTGTTTATGAGGAAACAAGAACATAATAAGCTGTATTTCTTTATATATCAGTAATTGGTTTGAGTGATTCAGTAAACGAAAGCAAGTTTACAAGTaaatgtactatatatatttacatattaaCTTTTAACGggaaatccgaaacggtacccgatAACATACCCATACCGGTACATACTATACCTATAATAAAAACGGTACGATAGCCaatacggtattcagaaccttggttTCAAGTCTCAAGTAAGCTCAATGAGTTAACTAAAACTTTCTAGCATACTAACGCTTTTTATGACACAAACCATGAACTTGACATAATATTGGGTGGCTAAGAACCAGCATTATTAAAGAAACAAGGTCAAAAGAAGAGTCCCAGATGGACGTCTGGTTTCGTATCCCATTAGAAGGCACGCAAAACAAAAGATGGACACCTGGCTAATGgaagaaataataaaattacaaggCACCAAGAAGTGGAGATAAAATGACAACCAATACGATGGTCAAACACTAACTTGCTAAGACAATTTTAATATAGTGGAAGGAGTTAGTGGAATTTCCACAAGGGTAACCATAGGAGAACAGGGCAAACTAACATGGGTTAAGATAAAAGGAAGAACAGAGCTACTCGTTTAATGGTAGTTGGGATTTACTATTTTTATACATTGGATACTGCCAAACAAGTtatgtaccaaaccaaaaatgaaaatccTTTGTCAAGTTGATTGAGAATAAGAACTACATGAAAAAATGTTGTCTAATACCACTAAAAGAGCACCTAGTCAATGCAATATCACTAAAATCATTCCATGTGCTACGAGACATCCAAACCAAAATTTAGTTTATCATTTATGTCATTTGTTTATTAGACGACGCATCCCCTTACTCTTATCTAatgttttgaaacttttttgctTAGTCTGTGTAACCTAAAACTTGGAGTTCGATGTGGCATACCCCAAGGTATAAATCCGCACCTGAGACCATCTTACATAGTTCACAGTCTTTAACTAGGTCAGACAAGTAGCAAATATAAAAACCGAAAGCATACCAAGTAAGTAAAAAAGTACTCCAGTATGACCAGCTCCAAAAGAAAGAGATTCCTCCATTCTCACGACCAATTATTGTCTGCAACAAAATGAAAGATGGGTCAGTTACTCCATAACACAAACCAAATTTTAAGCACCACCACATTCAAATGCCTGTAGCTCAAGTTCAGATAACTCAAAAATCTTCTAGTATGTTTATTTCCACTCATGTTAGGTAAAGTCATTTCCATCATATCATAAATTCcggataagaaaaaaaaaaaaagcctccgTTTGGATTCTACGAACTAATTGAAGTTGTGATGCAGGGCTGTCTAAGGAAGCTGAGATTAAGAGCTGCCTACAACTGGTTTTGCAGTGGCTTTAGGGCGAGGAAAGCCTAAAAAGTTAGGCTCCCGTCAGATAGAACTAAACTGCAAAGGTTGTAGATTACAAGGGTTGGTTGAAGAATAATCAGAATTGTAATCTATACGTTAGAAGTTTCTTCCAAGCAATTTTTTGAAAGGTAACTAAAGTGATATGCAAAGGGATTGGGGTTGACCAGGAATCAACAGGGCCACAGTTCCGAAGCTGAAAAGAGTAATGTCAGGGAGCATTAATATAGTTGCCGATAGAAGTACCCTAGTCgtttactgaaagtaaaaaagaagagcACAAATAATTTACAAAACTTACCTAAAATCCCTTCAAAAACAACTAAAACTTCAGACTTACTTGCTGCTCAAGAACACTTCTAGATCACACTCATCAACTAAATTTTGACCAACTAAGGTATGCAAGTCTTACTAACAAACTCCACAACCGTGAAATAAACTCTGAAGTCCATGGTCTAAAGCTCTAGGAACTACGAAACTACTTTGATGACAAAACGTTTTTAAAGACTGATAAAAGTATCCAAAAGCAAGCTAACAAATGAGGCCCAAATGAAGCTTCAAATAGTTACGAAGTCGCAAAGCCTCTTCCATCTACAATTTCTAATATGTACCTCTAGTTTTGTATCACGCTCCACTTCAAGTTCCATCACTAGCCCATTCTTCAATTTGGGCTATAAAAAATGGTCTCACCTTGAACTCATgataacctctctttttttaataatcaccACCTTAACTAATAACTACATCAGATCTCCCAACAAGTACCAGAAGAATATTAGACGATATGTTCAACACGTGCTTAAATGGAAAATAATCCTTCCCACAAGTTATCAATAGTCAGCTAAGAGAGGCTTGCCCTGGGGAATTCCAACTTAAGGAGACAAACATTGCATTCAACTGCAATTCGAAAGGCACTGATTCAACAGTCTTCCTTTGCACAGATCATAGCCATCAGTATGGGATAGTATGGCAATAGTAGAATACTTATACTTTGATTTTTCTAAGCCGGCTAACGATTTGGGCCACTCATTGCACACTGTCTTCCAAAGTTTGGACACCCAACCGAAGCTTGTTGTTTCATGGTTCATCCGCTCAAATTAATTTTAATAAATACAACACCCAAAACAGCACTCCATTTTCACATGTAATATTGACATGGGAAGGTGGAATTAGGGGCACAGATTTGGAAATACCAACTCCCACCACCTGCAATTGCTTATCACAGTCGAACATTGGGTTTAAGAAATGTTCTTCAATATTCAGGGTTCCTTAATATCCATCTTTCTAGAGTCAAACTTGTCAAAATGACCTTTTCGTTACATGCTACTGCTTGTGTGGAAGATTAAAGCATCAATCAACATTTGCCGTAGTCACAATCTGATACAAGAAATAACTTTTTGGTTTACTATCACAACATCGAAATAGAATTCTTAGCCCTTCTTTGAGATTGTAAGATTGCCAAGACCGTGGTTTAACAATAGCTTTTGGGAAAGGTCATTCAAATAGGATATCTGCTGCCAGCAAAGTACATCTTGGGGTCTTTCATAGCAAAGTATTACGAAACagaggctctgtttggaacagGTGGATTTCAAATGAAGGTATTTCACACTATTTTTCATATACAATAGAATAGTTGATACTCCGCTTAGATCATGTAAATAGGAATTTTGATATTGATTTTGACAACACCACTGTCCATCATGAAGGATTTCAATAACTATTTAAGAGGAGTGATATGATATCCTTTCTGTTAAGGATCATATTATACAATAAACACATTTTTCCTACTTCTAAGCCATTTTCTACAAGAAGTAAACAAGCCACCTACGACAAAACTCCTAATACTTTTGTTGAAATTAGGCATCAAGTCCCTCCAATTGCAATTTACTTCTACGCAAACGGAGCCTAACATCTTTATGTCCCACAACTTTCAATAAGGAACTGCATCTGGCAACCTTGTTCCACCAAAAACTTGAAGAACGAAAATATCGAATTACCCAACGGATCAGAAGGAATCCCAAATTCGGTGTTCCCAGtcgaaattagggtttaatttccattttttccctgAAAAATGCAGGTTTCCGTGATCATGCTGTAAATTGCAACATGATCTAATTCATAGAAATTGCTATGAATTATGCACGCATACATATATacgatatgtgtgtgtgtgtgtgtgtttgttaaagagagagggagagggagagggagagggagagggagagggagggagagagtatTACCGTCCAAATGTCGGCTGGGACTAGGATGATGATGGAGAGAGAGCAGAACCAGGTGTATCCGACGGTGAAGAGGACGTATCGAGGCACATCTGGTCCCGCGAAATACCTCAGAGTCAACACCACCATGCCCATCGTTAGAGGCAGCGAGATCAGATAGAAcacccacatctctctctctctctctctctctctcccctggaAACGCCTCTCtacgtatatatatgtatgtatcttGTCTCTCTAGTTTCTCCGGGAAGAGGAGAATTTTTTCAGGCGGGTTTGGGAGGAAAAACTCTACTTCTTGAAGTTATAAGACCcggtgcggatcaaaaaaataaaaaataagaccCGGTCAATCGGAGCACCGATTGATGCTTTACGAACTTCCTCGTTCATGGGCCTGCCtatttgagttttcttttttcgCCCAAGCAGTTGATGGTTTGGAGGCGGCTTAGGGTTAGGGccgcaaacgagccgagccgagttttactATATTCAAGCTtggttattaagtttttaacgaacaagAGCTCGAGCttagtgaaaacttaacgagtcgagctcaagccgagcgggccttggcttgactcgagctcgagcttgttcacgagccttaacagaccaacgaaaaatgtatatatattctcgcataggcctaatacaaccaaaaatattttgattgtgaaggtatgtatctttcattttcctatggagggATGGTGTGCTGGTGTGCGTATGCTCTCGCCTCCCTTGATTGACTGGAAACTGAAAACGAAAagacaaattatgaaataacaataaaaatccttaACTTAAGTGTATATACCCTGGCTCGTGAGCCGAgtttatcctagctcgagctcggctcgtttacaaaacgagctgaaaaaatcagctcgagcttgttcgtttGACTTccaagccgagcttgaacgagccactaacgagccgagctgtgagccgctcgcgagcggctcagTTCGTTTGCAGCACTACCTAGAGTGGTGCAAACTAGGGCAGAACAAAAAATTCGGTGATAGTGAAATCGATCCGGATCAAATTGATCtgtatctcttttttttcatggaTTAATGATCCGGACAcagattcaaaaattaaaaaaccgtgagatacggattaggattggcTTTTCATTTAAAAATCATGGGTTATCCGAACCAGAACGTGagatatttaaaattttcaaatatatataatatataggTAACATATAGTAAATAATTGTGATTTTATACctagttttataaattatttatgaCTATTTGACCATATGCTATATCAATATAAACTGTTAAATCTAAGAGGGTAAAGTGCAATTTTAATTGTAGGGGAAAAACCGTATATATTGTTTGAGTCGTTTCTTTCCTTTTTAACCCTAAATTATATCAGGCAACGAagccacttctctctctctctctctctctctctctctctctctctctctctctctctctctctctctcaaagtgCAATTTTAATTGTAGAGGAAAAATCGTATATATTGTTTGAGTCGtttctttactttttaaccCTAAATTATATCAGGCAACGAagccacttctctctctctctctctctctctctctctctctctctctctctctctacattgtAGTTAAACTCACACAAATTAGGTATCTATACTAATCTAGACTAATCAACTAGTTAACTCTCCATTTTGAAGACTCAGTTATGGTTCTCTCTCGAAAAACGTGAAATTTTGACGATCGATCTCTTGGTTGATTCAAGTTCAAGTTCCTTAACTAATACATACTACCATACAATAATTTATAGTTGGAACCTGGAACTAGAAGTGGAATTCTTGCTTGGGATAGTTGATGTGATAACTTGATATAATGTGTTTTAGAACCTGGAATACTTGCTAAATGCTTACTGTAATCGTCTGTTTACATTTTTGGAGTATAGAATCATGTATTTATAGGTGATGAAGTACTTGGTTGATACAATTCATGGACAAAATCGGAACCTAACCATGAGACTTTTGGTCCAAACACgaatttcatttttaaaaaatcatgacTCGCGAATTAGGATTGGATTTATAGAATTCCAAACCGTGCGTAGCCCTAGTCAAACGAGACAAGCTTTTTAATGTTTGATCTCGGCTCGTTTGTAAGCCTTTTTAACAAATCAAGCCAATTtgatttactaaatgagcccaTACAAACAAGTCGAAAGTCTATAAAAGTGAGCTGAGTTTTAGAGTGCAAAGCTTAGCTCGTTTATTGCATGAGCATAAAACTCGTGTTGGAGTTTAGCTCAATAACTAAATGAGTCGAACAAAATCGAGCCCTTAACAAAACAAGTTTCAAGCTTCTCAAATCATACCTACATACACTCAATCCAGTTTCTACATCCTCATATACTCATTGTAACGTCCCAAAATTTcagccaaatttttttggaataaaatataacatttttttttacttaattgtCATTACTCATTAAATTAAAgtgattatttttattataatcTAACCCTAGCTAATTAAAACCCTATTTGATTTACCCTAAAATTCTATAGGTTTCAACTAGATTTTGTACCATACAATCCATTGTGCAAATCTTGAGTGAGATattgtgggtgtgtgtgtgagcCAAGATTAAGAGgatggaggagaagaagatgttCCCTCTTGTACCCATGGATTCTCACGTAGAAAAATCCTTAAAATTCCTAAGGATTTGGCTATAAAACCATACTTGATTGCTAAGTTTTTGCCTAGGATTTGCTATGATTTACCATGATTCTTTTGTACCCTTAAAATCCCATTGATTGGGGAGCAAGCAAAACATTGGTGCATATGTGTGTTGTggtcgatcgatcgatcgagagagagaggaaagagttAGATTTGGTTAGTACAAAAAAATCTTGTCCTCTTATTTCATATAATCACCTCACCCATCAAACACTCAATTGCCCAAGAGTTAGCCATCCTCACCAATCAAAATTTCCATCAACTAACCTAAGATCTAATAacaaaagggagagagagagaaagagagagagacagagaaggGGGGGAGAGGAGGGAGATTTGGTTAGCACAAAAATCTTGTCCTATTGTTTCATATAATGACCTCACCCATTACACACCCATTTGTCCAAGAGTTCACTACCAT
It encodes:
- the LOC131325755 gene encoding uncharacterized protein LOC131325755 isoform X3, whose product is MWVFYLISLPLTMGMVVLTLRYFAGPDVPRYVLFTVGYTWFCSLSIIILVPADIWTTIIGRENGGISFFWSWSYWSTFLLTWAVVPIIQGYEDAGDFTVAERLKTSVHANLIFYLCVGSIGLFGLVLLIIWHKSWSGGILGFAMACSNTFGLVTGAFLLGFGLSEIPKSIWKNADWTIRQKILSHKVAKRAVKLDDAHQELSNAIVVSQATSKQMSKRDPLRPYMSVIDKMLLQMFSEDPSFKPQGGRLGENDMDYDTDEKSMAALRRQLKIAREEYYRCKSEYMNSVTEALELEDTMKNYEHRHAIGWKYVSSFRGERAGRLGSFLDMIELVWRCILRMQLQKVLAVILGCMSAAILLAEATILPSGVDLSLFSILINAVGKQEVLVQVAAFIPLMYMCICTYYSLFKIGMLTFYSFTPRQTSSVSLLMICSMVARYAPPISYNFLNLIRLDVDRKTIFEKRMGNIDDAVPFFGKGFNKIYPLIMVIYTIVIASNFFDRVIKYFGNWKIFRLQSESEDLDGFDPSGLMILQKERSWLEQGHKVGELVIPLARNFNNASMDLESGSNSKKLKQCCYRDHTVYWSEGMS
- the LOC131325755 gene encoding uncharacterized protein LOC131325755 isoform X1, yielding MWVFYLISLPLTMGMVVLTLRYFAGPDVPRYVLFTVGYTWFCSLSIIILVPADIWTTIIGRENGGISFFWSWSYWSTFLLTWAVVPIIQGYEDAGDFTVAERLKTSVHANLIFYLCVGSIGLFGLVLLIIWHKSWSGGILGFAMACSNTFGLVTGAFLLGFGLSEIPKSIWKNADWTIRQKILSHKVAKRAVKLDDAHQELSNAIVVSQATSKQMSKRDPLRPYMSVIDKMLLQMFSEDPSFKPQGGRLGENDMDYDTDEKSMAALRRQLKIAREEYYRCKSEYMNSVTEALELEDTMKNYEHRHAIGWKYVSSFRGERAGRLGSFLDMIELVWRCILRMQLQKVLAVILGCMSAAILLAEATILPSGVDLSLFSILINAVGKQEVLVQVAAFIPLMYMCICTYYSLFKIGMLTFYSFTPRQTSSVSLLMICSMVARYAPPISYNFLNLIRLDVDRKTIFEKRMGNIDDAVPFFGKGFNKIYPLIMVIYTIVIASNFFDRVIKYFGNWKIFRLQSESEDLDGFDPSGLMILQKERSWLEQGHKVGELVIPLARNFNNASMDLESGSNSKVAVEMKATSSLIEDRQTDIVKPSRGEAQHQHNRETFGRKYTAVRTQQTTQNLPEKSRAAFDANVSDTGNSQTTPVGPSSGIASTWQSMKSGFQNIKSNIGAKKFLPLRQVEDTKHSRVSSSESLDEIFQRLKQPAVENRAYVDDDNNDDYDEHAMDVKKPGPAR